The following are encoded together in the Candidatus Polarisedimenticolaceae bacterium genome:
- a CDS encoding DNA-3-methyladenine glycosylase, which yields MGTSGEGKLLARFYRRDVLAVARELLGATLCRRIDGGSVLRGTIVEVEAYVGEHDLASHARMGPTARNRPMYEAGGVAYVYLVYGMHHCLNVVTGGAGDPQAILLRATTSPDGTSASGPGRLCRAFRVDRTLDGASLLEDALWIERGPTVADRDVRRTPRIGVDYAGGWARRRLRFVVAGHPDVSGPKAVNGAGSRTRG from the coding sequence ATGGGTACCTCCGGGGAAGGAAAGCTGCTCGCCCGATTCTACCGGCGGGACGTGCTCGCCGTCGCGCGGGAGCTGCTCGGCGCGACCCTCTGCCGCAGGATCGACGGCGGGTCGGTGCTGCGGGGCACGATCGTCGAGGTCGAGGCGTACGTCGGCGAGCACGACCTCGCGAGCCACGCGCGGATGGGTCCGACGGCGCGCAACCGGCCGATGTACGAGGCCGGCGGGGTCGCCTACGTCTACCTCGTCTACGGCATGCACCACTGCCTGAACGTCGTGACCGGGGGCGCGGGGGACCCGCAGGCGATCCTCCTGCGCGCGACGACGTCCCCCGACGGGACCTCGGCGTCGGGGCCCGGCCGGCTGTGCCGCGCCTTCCGGGTCGACCGCACGCTCGACGGCGCGAGCCTGCTCGAGGACGCGTTGTGGATCGAGCGCGGGCCGACGGTCGCCGACCGCGACGTCCGCCGCACCCCGCGCATCGGAGTCGACTACGCGGGGGGCTGGGCGCGGCGGCGCCTGCGATTCGTCGTCGCGGGGCATCCGGACGTGTCGGGCCCGAAGGCGGTCAACGGCGCAGGAAGTCGTACCCGAGGGTGA
- a CDS encoding methyltransferase domain-containing protein, with translation MFDPTDEATALAYDDAPVWSHLAGALLLEHVPLRAGAALLDVGCGTGFPLLEIAARLGPGSRAAGIDPWSAGVRRARSKAAGRGLVDVEILEGDASAMPFPDAVFDLVVSNLGVNNFEDPHSVLVECRRVMKPGATIALASNVRGHFRELYEALGAVLTDDDARRDLADHVASRPEGQDVAASLEEAGFGVARVLRSEASLRFADARALLAHPFVKLAFLPAWLEIAGEAGVEAMGAELDRRAGPGRPIRLSVPLAYVEGRNAV, from the coding sequence GTGTTCGACCCGACCGACGAAGCGACCGCACTCGCCTACGACGACGCGCCCGTGTGGTCGCACCTCGCGGGCGCCCTCCTGCTCGAGCACGTGCCGCTGCGCGCGGGGGCCGCGCTCCTCGACGTCGGGTGCGGCACCGGGTTTCCGCTCCTCGAGATCGCCGCGCGCCTGGGGCCCGGAAGCCGCGCCGCGGGGATCGACCCCTGGAGCGCGGGCGTCCGGCGCGCGCGGTCGAAGGCGGCGGGGCGCGGCCTCGTCGACGTCGAGATCCTCGAGGGGGATGCGTCGGCGATGCCGTTCCCGGACGCCGTCTTCGACCTCGTCGTCTCCAACCTCGGCGTCAACAACTTCGAGGATCCTCACTCCGTCCTCGTCGAGTGCCGGCGCGTGATGAAGCCGGGCGCGACGATCGCGCTCGCGTCCAACGTGCGCGGCCACTTCCGGGAGCTCTACGAGGCGCTCGGCGCGGTCCTGACCGACGACGACGCTCGGCGCGACCTCGCCGATCACGTCGCGAGTCGCCCCGAGGGACAGGACGTCGCCGCCTCGCTCGAGGAGGCGGGGTTCGGCGTCGCGCGCGTGTTGCGTTCCGAAGCGTCGCTGCGGTTCGCCGACGCGCGGGCGCTCCTCGCGCATCCGTTCGTGAAGCTGGCGTTTCTCCCCGCCTGGCTCGAGATCGCGGGCGAGGCCGGGGTCGAGGCGATGGGCGCGGAGCTCGACCGGCGCGCGGGACCGGGGCGGCCGATCCGGCTTTCGGTGCCGCTGGCCTACGTCGAGGGACGGAACGCGGTATAA
- a CDS encoding FdhF/YdeP family oxidoreductase, with protein sequence MPKPRVDAAGGFAALAYTLKKGREAGGVLKLYTRLRSRNACKTCAYGMGGQAGGMVNEHRSFPEVCKKSIQAQAGDMQRPIPPEFWERHSVEDLSRWTSMQLEYAGRLTRPVAWREGDTHFRPISWTEALDRLAADLKASRPEETFFYGSGRSSNEAAFLMQVFGRAYGTANIHNCSYYCHQASGVALSQIVGSGTATLVLDDLDRADLAIVAGANPASNHPRLIVKLVELRKRGGVVIVVNPLRELGLVRFRIPSQVGSMLFGSEVSDQYLQPHVGTDIAVFKALLKAVIERGGIDRGYVAEHVEGWDAVEADAIATPWETLLGTCGLTREAIDRAAGAIVDARRGIFLWAMGLTHHEHGVDNVIALANLALARGWVGREGCGLLPIRGHSNVQGVGSVGFAPSVKEAFQKKMEEVYGLPANPGGGLDTYRCMEAAHDGKIRVAVLLGGNLFGSNPDRPWAGEALRRIGTTAYITTKLNEGHVHGRGRFHVLLPVLARDEERQATTQESMFNYVRLSDGGAPVPEGELKGEVEAICALASRVLPKGPFDFERMTDHRAVREAIAKVVPGYAPLGSIDATKREFQIEGRTFHAPRFPTPSGKARTSVPALPAFRVGAGEFRLMTLRSEGQFNTVVYEEQDLYRGIDRRDVVMMNASDAARLGIAEGDAVVVSTETGRMHVTAAFIDLPPGNLAMYYPEANALVPRRIDPKSGTPAFKSMAARIGKA encoded by the coding sequence ATGCCCAAGCCCCGCGTCGACGCCGCCGGCGGGTTCGCCGCCCTCGCCTACACGCTGAAGAAGGGGCGCGAGGCGGGCGGCGTGCTGAAGCTGTACACCCGGCTCCGCTCGCGCAACGCCTGCAAGACCTGCGCGTACGGGATGGGCGGGCAGGCGGGCGGGATGGTCAACGAGCATCGCTCGTTCCCCGAGGTCTGCAAGAAGTCGATCCAGGCCCAGGCCGGCGACATGCAGCGGCCGATCCCTCCGGAGTTCTGGGAGCGGCACTCGGTCGAGGACCTTTCGCGCTGGACGTCGATGCAGCTCGAATACGCCGGGCGGCTCACCCGTCCCGTCGCGTGGCGAGAGGGGGACACGCACTTCCGGCCGATCTCCTGGACCGAGGCCCTCGACCGCCTCGCCGCGGATCTCAAGGCCTCGCGCCCCGAGGAGACCTTCTTCTACGGGTCGGGGCGTTCTTCGAACGAAGCGGCCTTCCTGATGCAGGTCTTCGGGCGCGCGTACGGAACCGCGAACATCCACAACTGCTCCTATTACTGCCACCAGGCTTCGGGGGTCGCCCTCTCGCAGATCGTCGGGAGCGGAACGGCGACCCTCGTGCTCGACGATCTCGACCGCGCCGACCTCGCAATCGTCGCCGGGGCGAACCCCGCGTCGAACCACCCCCGTCTCATCGTGAAGCTCGTCGAGCTCCGAAAGCGCGGCGGCGTGGTGATCGTCGTGAACCCGTTGCGCGAGCTCGGCCTCGTTCGCTTCCGCATTCCCTCACAGGTCGGCTCGATGCTCTTCGGCTCGGAGGTGTCGGATCAGTATCTCCAGCCGCACGTCGGCACCGACATCGCCGTCTTCAAGGCGCTCCTCAAGGCGGTGATCGAGCGCGGCGGGATCGATCGGGGCTACGTCGCCGAACACGTCGAGGGGTGGGACGCGGTCGAGGCCGACGCGATCGCGACACCGTGGGAGACGCTCCTCGGAACCTGCGGCCTGACGCGCGAGGCGATCGACCGCGCCGCCGGGGCGATCGTCGACGCGAGGCGCGGGATCTTCCTGTGGGCGATGGGGCTCACCCACCACGAGCACGGCGTGGACAACGTGATCGCGCTCGCGAACCTCGCCCTCGCCCGCGGCTGGGTCGGCCGGGAGGGGTGCGGATTGCTCCCGATCCGCGGCCACTCGAACGTCCAGGGGGTCGGCTCGGTCGGATTCGCGCCCTCCGTCAAGGAGGCGTTCCAGAAGAAGATGGAGGAGGTCTACGGCCTTCCGGCGAATCCCGGAGGCGGCCTCGACACCTATCGCTGCATGGAGGCGGCGCACGACGGGAAGATCCGGGTCGCGGTCCTGCTCGGCGGGAACCTCTTCGGGTCGAACCCCGACCGGCCGTGGGCCGGAGAGGCGCTGCGGCGCATCGGCACGACCGCGTACATCACGACGAAGCTCAACGAAGGACACGTCCACGGCCGCGGGCGCTTCCACGTCCTCCTCCCCGTGCTCGCGCGCGACGAGGAGCGCCAGGCGACGACGCAGGAGAGCATGTTCAACTACGTGCGCCTGTCGGACGGCGGCGCGCCGGTCCCCGAGGGCGAGCTCAAGGGCGAGGTCGAGGCGATCTGCGCGCTCGCCTCGCGGGTCCTGCCGAAAGGACCGTTCGACTTCGAGCGCATGACCGACCACCGGGCGGTGCGCGAGGCGATCGCGAAGGTCGTCCCGGGGTATGCGCCGCTCGGCTCGATCGACGCGACGAAGCGCGAGTTCCAGATCGAGGGGCGCACCTTCCACGCGCCGCGTTTCCCGACCCCGTCGGGGAAGGCACGGACGAGCGTCCCCGCCCTCCCCGCGTTCCGGGTCGGCGCGGGCGAGTTCCGCCTGATGACCCTGCGCTCGGAAGGGCAGTTCAACACGGTCGTCTACGAGGAGCAGGACCTCTACCGCGGCATCGACCGGCGGGACGTCGTCATGATGAACGCGTCGGATGCCGCCCGGCTCGGCATCGCCGAAGGGGATGCCGTCGTCGTTTCGACCGAAACCGGCCGGATGCACGTGACCGCCGCCTTCATCGACCTGCCCCCGGGGAATCTCGCGATGT